CGTCAGCAAAGTCTCTATTAGGTGTACTATCTCCTTGCCCACCACAGCAAGGTGCTTTCCCATCAGGATCAACCAACCTCAAAGGATTATTCATCACATAATTATACCCACTTAAACTTGCATAATCCTCCGCCAAAGGATCCACACTCCACCATCTTCCAACAGCCGCATCATACCACCTCGCCCCATAGTCGATTAGGTTCAGCCCAAAATCCGAAACCAATTCCTTCCCATTGTATTGATAAGGATTGTTCGCCCCACTCTGCATCCAAGGTCCTTCCATTTCCATCCCGAAAGGATAAAAATGTTTTTCTTGAAGAATCTCACTCGGAGTTTCCAAGATGCCATCATTGTCCAAATCGCTGACCCATAGGCGGATGTTGCCGATAGTCTTGTCCCGAAACCTATGAATGGTCTTTGATGGCGTATTTTCATTAGTTGGTCTTTATGGCAATATGCTTTCTCAATAGGCAAACTTGTACCCTTCATTCAAGAAAACACTATCTTCAATCCCACTACCTGTTATGAGCAACTCTTCATATTCTTCAATGAAAAGTTTACTACTATCTATTTGAACTTTGCTTTCCTCATAACTTAAGTAAACTTCTCCAATATCTATAATTTCACTATCCTTACATTTTAACCTTACTTTTATAACCCCTTTTTCTAAATCACGGATGATCAAGCAATCATCGTAGTGCAAATCTATATACTTGGTCTCAATAGCAGCACTTAAATTCATATTCATATCATTATCAACAGAATAGTAATTTTCTATAACACCGTTATAAACTGTTCCGTTGTGAACTCGCTCTTTTATCACAATTTCTTTTTTACTATCCTCATTAATATCTTTAAAATAAAGTAAGGGTTCTTCCAAAAGTCGAGACTCAAATCTAAATCCTGCTTCATTATTTTCCATCCATTTTCCATTAATATAAAAAGGGTTAGAACTTAACTTTCCAGTTTTTATATTTTCAGCAAAAACAGTGTAATACAATATAGCAAAACTCTTTAACTTTACAACATATATATTTATCTCATCACTGTATTTTACCATAAATATGCCATCAATTTTATCTTTTTCATATTTTGTTTCGTAAAAATTTAGCTCTATGATATCGTTGATTTTTTGAAATACCCTCATATGTACTTCTTCTCTTTTACTCAAAGTATCATTATATGTCACAAAAGTACTATCACTGCGAATAACAACATTATATAAATCATTGTTTTTGTTCGTTTTATACGTACACGAAATAATCAAAATACTGACTATAAAAAAATACATTTTATTTTTCATGAGATATTATTTTTTAGGAGTAGCACTATAAAAATTAATGTAGATTGGTCCTACGGCAGCATCACCTCCACCTGTATTATAAAATGGTCCATAAGATTTCACCACTTTTTCAATATTATTTTTAGTATCAAGGCCTCCATGTGATGCAGTAGGAGAAGGACGAAGGGCAAAGTATTTAACATTAGAATTATTTTTTATTTCAGAAGCAACATTTGGAAAATTATCTGTCATATGATATGCAGCAAGCTTTTTTTCAAGAGGGTGAGTAAGGTCAGCTTTATCCTTTTGAACATCTGAATTTCTTTCTTCTCCTATAAAATCAATTCCAGCTCTTGCTTCAAGAAGCTCTTGTGTCTTTTCTTTGTCCCATTCTGAGGGATTATACATTTCCTTAGCTTTAGGGTTCATACTTTTAGTTGGGTATAACCCTTGTGTTTCACCCCAAGAAATTTTACTTATACAATCTGCATTTTCGCTTGTAATAGGCTCTACATTGTGTGGATTTCCGTCAGATTGTGACTGTCCAGACTTTTCATTACTTTCTTCTTCATTATCTTGATAGATAACAGTTTTACTCTCTCCGTCTTTAGTATCATTCCAAAGTGTATTAATCATATTTGCTGTACCCTGTGGTGCTACTGGTGCCATTCCTGTTGGATCTATCATTTTGATAGGATTATTAAAACCATAATTATACCCACTCCAATTGCTCATCATTTCCCCCAAAGGATCCACACTCCACCACCTCACCACCGCCGCATCATACCACCTCGCCCCATAATCCATCAAATTCAGCCCAAAATCCGAAACCAATTCCTTCCCATTGTATTGATAGGGATTGTTTGCCCCACTCTGCATCCAAGGTCCTTCCATTTCCATTCCAAAAGGATAAAAATGTTTCTCTTGTAGGATTTCGGAGGGTGTTTCCAAGATGCCATCATTGTCCAAGTCACTGACCCATAGGCGGATGTTGCCCAAGTGGTCTTTGATGGCGTATTCGTGGCGGTGGGTAAATACTTGTGCATCGTTTGTGAAGAAAAACACTCGTCCTTCTGCGTGATAAGTCGCTTCTATTGTTCCATCTTGGTATTCAACGCCGCCGACATAGTCTTTAGTGCTTACCAACACATTGTTGTCATAGACTTTTTGTTGGAGTTTGCTACCTGCGGCATCGTAGAGAACTTCGATGCGGTCGTTGTTGGGGAATTGGAATTTTGAGGGGAGGTTGAGATGGTTGTAGGTGATGTTGAGGGCTTTGTCGGGGTCGTAGGTCATGTTGCCATTGGCATCGTAGTAGTAGTCAATGGTATTGTTGGTGTCGTTGAAACCACGGACTTTGTGACCTGATGTGCCATTGTCGGTGATTTGTTTGATTTGGTTGCTGTTGGGTTTGTAGGTATAAGTTAGGTCGTCTATGGTGGCATTGCTCCAACAAGTGCCTCCATTGAGGTACAATCCGTTGCGGCTTAGGCTTTGGATGTTGCCTCGTTCGTCGGCATAGGTGATGTCGACATCAAATTTGCCAGTGGCAGAATAGGTATTGTTGCTGTTTTGGATGCTTCAATTGGGGTTTGTTGCAATGAAGGAAGGAAGGAAATCGGCAACGAAAAGGAAGGTTGTGTCCTTTTGTTGCCGATTCTTGTGGTATTTTGTGGGGTGTTTCTATATATACCGTCATTGTTCAATTTCCCTACTCGATTAGTGGCTATTCTTATTTCAATTCTCACTCAGTAAATTCTACGTTTCATTCAATGGAATATCATCATAATGATGAACATTAAGTTTTTTCATATAATATATGATATTATTTATATATGTATCAGGGCATGCCTTCCCCTCATTCCAAAGAGGTTCTTCTGGAAGAAAAGTCATTTGACAAGTATTGTTCTTGAAAAACATGATATGAATGTTAAAATTTAATTTTTTCTTATTTTTTTTAATATTGGATATTCCACTATTGACAATTAATTGTTCTAAACTTTCATTATTTGTATAATAAAAGCTCCAAGATTCATATTCAATCCCTATTTCTTGTAGTTTATATATAAAATAGTGATACATTTCAAATCTCACATCTTTAGTTGCTCTAATGAGGTAGTGTAAGTATTCTATTGCAGAACAGGGCGATTGAAAAGTCTTTAGCGTATTTTCTTTGTTCAAGTACTCCAATCGGTTTGGAGGTAAGTATAAACTGTTATCAAAAAAAACATCTATTCCATTTTCACGCCCTTCTAATATAACATTTCTACAAGTTGCGAGTAACTTATTTTCACTCATATAAAAATGCTCAAGAAATGGGTTAATACCATCGCTACAATATAGG
The Chitinophagales bacterium genome window above contains:
- a CDS encoding RHS repeat-associated core domain-containing protein, producing the protein MYLNGGTCWSNATIDDLTYTYKPNSNQIKQITDNGTSGHKVRGFNDTNNTIDYYYDANGNMTYDPDKALNITYNHLNLPSKFQFPNNDRIEVLYDAAGSKLQQKVYDNNVLVSTKDYVGGVEYQDGTIEATYHAEGRVFFFTNDAQVFTHRHEYAIKDHLGNIRLWVSDLDNDGILETPSEILQEKHFYPFGMEMEGPWMQSGANNPYQYNGKELVSDFGLNLMDYGARWYDAAVVRWWSVDPLGEMMSNWSGYNYGFNNPIKMIDPTGMAPVAPQGTANMINTLWNDTKDGESKTVIYQDNEEESNEKSGQSQSDGNPHNVEPITSENADCISKISWGETQGLYPTKSMNPKAKEMYNPSEWDKEKTQELLEARAGIDFIGEERNSDVQKDKADLTHPLEKKLAAYHMTDNFPNVASEIKNNSNVKYFALRPSPTASHGGLDTKNNIEKVVKSYGPFYNTGGGDAAVGPIYINFYSATPKK